A single Defluviitalea saccharophila DNA region contains:
- a CDS encoding flagellin — MIINTNMQAINAHRQLGVNANGQSKAIEKLSSGLRINRAGDDAAGLSISEKMRAQIRGLNQASRNAQDGISLIQTAEGALNETHAILQRMRELAVQAANDTNVGTDRSYIKAELDQLRAEITRIASTTEFNTQNLLNGTLSAKKFQIGANTNQMVSLSIGDMRSAAFNGLDSIAVNSADSATQAISTINSAINKVSQERSKLGALQNRLEHTIKNLDTAAENLQASESRIRDVDMAKEMMNFTKLNILNQAAQTMLAQANQNPQSVLQLLR, encoded by the coding sequence ATGATTATCAATACCAATATGCAAGCAATTAATGCGCACAGACAATTAGGGGTTAACGCTAACGGACAATCCAAAGCAATCGAAAAATTAAGCTCCGGTTTAAGAATTAACCGTGCTGGAGACGATGCAGCTGGTCTTTCTATTTCTGAAAAAATGCGTGCACAAATCAGAGGATTAAATCAAGCTTCCAGAAATGCTCAAGACGGTATTTCTTTAATTCAAACTGCAGAAGGTGCATTAAATGAAACTCATGCAATTCTTCAAAGAATGAGAGAATTAGCTGTACAAGCTGCTAACGACACTAATGTTGGAACAGATAGAAGCTATATCAAAGCTGAGCTTGATCAATTAAGAGCAGAAATCACTCGTATTGCAAGCACAACAGAATTCAACACTCAAAATCTTTTAAATGGAACATTGAGTGCAAAGAAATTCCAAATTGGTGCTAATACGAACCAAATGGTTTCTTTATCTATCGGAGATATGAGAAGTGCTGCATTTAATGGATTAGATTCTATTGCAGTTAATAGTGCAGATAGTGCAACACAAGCAATTTCCACTATTAACAGTGCAATCAACAAAGTTTCTCAAGAAAGATCCAAACTTGGTGCTCTTCAAAATCGTTTAGAACATACAATCAAGAACTTAGATACAGCTGCTGAAAACTTACAAGCATCTGAATCCAGAATTCGTGACGTTGATATGGCTAAAGAAATGATGAATTTCACCAAACTCAACATCTTAAACCAAGCTGCACAAACAATGCTTGCACAAGCAAATCAAAATCCACAAAGTGTACTTCAATTATTAAGATAA
- the csrA gene encoding carbon storage regulator CsrA — translation MLALTRKKDESIIIGDQIEITILDIQGDKVKLGIQAPKNIAIYRKEIFLEIKEENKAAVQSSINQIKELGKIFKK, via the coding sequence ATGCTGGCATTAACTAGAAAAAAAGATGAATCTATTATCATAGGCGATCAAATAGAAATAACGATATTAGACATTCAAGGAGATAAAGTAAAGTTAGGTATACAAGCTCCAAAAAATATTGCTATATATAGAAAAGAAATATTTTTAGAGATTAAAGAGGAGAATAAGGCAGCAGTTCAAAGCTCGATTAATCAAATTAAAGAACTGGGAAAAATATTTAAAAAATAA
- the fliW gene encoding flagellar assembly protein FliW, giving the protein MTIQTKHFGELNIDEGKIITFPEGIPGFPDYKKYIFIFDEEDENSPFCWLQSIDDGSIAFALINPLKICPDYSPKVDNELIESLGEFNENELIVYAIVVVPEDITQMTANLKAPIIINSQTKIGMQVIAQNEEYEVKHKIFNDLQEYTSAKEGV; this is encoded by the coding sequence ATGACTATACAAACCAAGCATTTTGGTGAATTAAATATAGACGAAGGTAAAATCATCACCTTCCCTGAAGGGATTCCCGGTTTTCCAGATTATAAAAAATATATATTTATTTTTGATGAGGAAGACGAAAATAGTCCCTTCTGCTGGCTCCAATCCATAGACGACGGCAGTATTGCTTTTGCTTTAATTAATCCTCTAAAAATATGTCCGGATTATTCTCCAAAAGTAGATAACGAGCTTATTGAAAGCTTAGGAGAATTTAACGAAAATGAATTAATCGTTTATGCGATTGTAGTTGTTCCCGAAGACATTACTCAAATGACAGCTAACCTTAAAGCACCCATTATAATAAATAGCCAAACAAAAATAGGAATGCAGGTTATAGCACAAAATGAAGAGTATGAAGTAAAACATAAAATCTTTAATGATTTACAAGAATATACTTCTGCGAAAGAGGGTGTGTAA
- the flgK gene encoding flagellar hook-associated protein FlgK, whose translation MSSGFLGFNIATNGLFTARTALDVTAHNISNANTKGYSRQIVEQRATRPLPNAGKGMLGTGSEVYGINQMRDFYIDTKYWSESAILGQYSVKKTQLSLIESLFNEPSDSGFNTIFNSFFDAVNGVVNNADSGEHRAALKEAAVTLTQYFNTTAQHLKKYQRDLNFEIKTKVEEINVIARKIQSLNQQIYKYELDGSKANDLRDERAKLVDQLSKIVNVEVDEIETNPEVRNGNLSGVDNRDKSEKHFRVKINGQILVDHFYATELKLVPRENADGDDVKYNPEDVEGLYDIKWANGLNFDITDPNLGGELKGYLDMRDGNNNQNFKGKFDLAVNNGDGTVTLTISNPSRIDIDAKGIITVNGRSIDYTDFQYDSVANTITLNVQEGQWNSISTPISDVEIGNGMAYKGIPYYLNRLNEFVRTFARAVNEGQDRNGAPIAELGGGHFNAINSEGETGLYFFTYKENSTAKGTNELGGPLDYTKITADNFSLSKDILEDVGKIAAALNGESLPSGNGFMEGLKALRNYTHLFREGTADSYMNSIISELGINAKQANMLEATQTNITMAVENQRMSVSGVDINEEMTNMIQFQQMYNAAAKMISVMDQILDVTINRMGV comes from the coding sequence GTGAGTTCGGGATTTCTAGGATTTAATATAGCAACTAACGGGCTATTTACGGCACGGACGGCGCTGGATGTCACTGCGCATAATATTTCCAATGCCAATACAAAGGGATATAGTCGTCAGATCGTAGAACAACGAGCTACCAGACCCCTTCCAAATGCAGGGAAAGGAATGCTAGGGACAGGCTCAGAAGTCTATGGCATCAATCAAATGAGAGATTTTTATATTGATACGAAATATTGGTCGGAAAGTGCCATCCTTGGTCAGTATAGCGTTAAAAAAACACAGCTTTCTCTAATAGAGAGCCTTTTTAACGAACCTTCCGATTCAGGATTTAATACTATTTTTAATAGTTTTTTTGATGCCGTTAACGGTGTAGTCAACAATGCCGACAGTGGGGAACATAGGGCTGCTTTAAAAGAGGCGGCAGTAACTTTAACCCAATACTTTAATACAACCGCACAACATCTAAAGAAATATCAAAGAGATTTAAATTTTGAAATAAAGACTAAGGTAGAAGAAATCAATGTTATTGCCAGGAAAATTCAAAGTTTAAATCAGCAAATCTATAAATACGAACTAGATGGCAGTAAGGCAAATGACCTTAGGGATGAAAGGGCAAAACTGGTTGATCAACTTTCTAAAATTGTTAATGTAGAAGTAGACGAAATAGAGACCAACCCGGAGGTTAGAAACGGAAACCTTAGCGGAGTGGATAACAGAGATAAAAGTGAGAAGCATTTTAGAGTCAAAATCAACGGACAGATTTTAGTAGATCATTTTTATGCAACGGAATTAAAGCTGGTACCAAGAGAAAATGCTGATGGAGACGATGTCAAATATAATCCCGAGGATGTAGAAGGTTTATACGATATTAAATGGGCAAATGGCCTTAATTTTGATATAACAGACCCCAATTTGGGAGGAGAACTTAAGGGCTATCTCGATATGCGAGACGGCAATAATAATCAAAATTTTAAAGGCAAATTTGATTTAGCAGTAAATAATGGAGATGGAACAGTTACATTAACCATTTCAAATCCAAGTAGAATAGACATAGATGCTAAGGGGATTATAACCGTAAATGGGCGTAGCATTGATTATACTGATTTTCAATATGATAGTGTAGCAAATACCATTACCCTTAATGTCCAAGAAGGACAATGGAACAGCATATCTACTCCTATTTCTGATGTGGAAATAGGCAATGGTATGGCATATAAGGGGATTCCATATTATTTAAATAGACTAAATGAATTTGTTAGAACCTTTGCCAGAGCAGTTAATGAAGGACAAGACAGAAATGGGGCTCCAATTGCAGAATTAGGCGGAGGCCATTTCAATGCCATTAATTCAGAAGGTGAGACCGGTCTTTATTTCTTCACTTATAAAGAAAACAGCACAGCAAAAGGAACAAATGAATTAGGTGGGCCTCTGGACTATACGAAGATTACAGCAGATAACTTTTCCCTTTCAAAAGATATCTTAGAGGATGTAGGGAAAATAGCTGCTGCCCTAAATGGAGAAAGCCTTCCTAGTGGTAATGGATTTATGGAAGGATTAAAAGCCTTAAGAAATTATACCCATTTGTTCAGGGAAGGTACTGCTGACTCATATATGAATTCCATTATCAGTGAGTTAGGAATTAATGCAAAACAAGCTAATATGTTAGAAGCAACCCAAACCAATATTACAATGGCAGTAGAAAATCAAAGAATGTCTGTAAGCGGTGTTGATATCAACGAAGAAATGACTAATATGATTCAATTTCAACAAATGTATAATGCAGCCGCAAAAATGATTTCCGTAATGGACCAAATTCTTGATGTGACAATTAACCGAATGGGCGTATAG
- the flgK gene encoding flagellar hook-associated protein FlgK has protein sequence MASLSRAISGLNASQMGLNVTGHNLTNVNTPGYVRQQVLQNDSFYMTIGRNGNDLLSIGFGVDITEIRQIRDSFLDRNYRTEIGGYQFYNAKQSTILEVESILGEINGESLSEVMTDFWRQTNKLATAPDGLDERKAFIQSASVFIDKVNHIANQLNSYQFDLNNQVIDTVQTINSLSVQIRDLNEEIARYEINGDHANDLRDKRNNILDELAGLIDIQYSEDATGRVQVKAEGHLLVHGKFVNKMKLVQTQPMSPFVKPVWEDTGEDVIKMNREITSGSRNDIGKLKGLLLSRGNAPANYATDWSEITLNDNKTSEDEGNCYLIPKIQKEFDTLIHSIVTTINDILAPTDQTDPNAPMGQDTAKTKFMELFSRKSVTRYDTTQNYIAEDPNDPNTLYSAGNLVINPALLNDGGYNLLPLSRTGDVGDDSVVQEILSAWDAEKTKIGNNHSLNFQDYYAEFVTRIGTEGNEVIQRVQDKQTVVNHVDNLRNSMSAVSMDEEMSNMMKYQHAYNASARVVNAVDSMIDTIVNRMGVVGR, from the coding sequence ATGGCAAGCTTATCAAGAGCCATTTCTGGTTTAAATGCCAGCCAAATGGGTCTTAATGTAACAGGACATAATTTAACCAATGTTAATACACCGGGCTATGTAAGGCAACAAGTCCTTCAAAATGACAGTTTTTACATGACTATAGGACGCAATGGTAATGATCTCCTTTCTATAGGCTTTGGTGTTGATATAACAGAAATAAGACAGATCAGGGATTCATTTTTAGATAGAAACTATCGTACGGAAATAGGGGGATATCAGTTTTATAATGCAAAACAGTCCACTATTTTAGAAGTAGAATCTATTTTAGGAGAGATTAACGGCGAAAGTCTTAGTGAGGTTATGACGGACTTTTGGAGGCAGACCAATAAACTGGCCACAGCACCGGACGGATTAGACGAAAGAAAAGCGTTTATACAAAGTGCTTCGGTTTTTATTGATAAAGTTAATCATATTGCAAATCAATTAAACTCCTATCAATTTGATTTAAATAATCAAGTAATTGATACGGTTCAAACCATTAACTCACTGTCTGTTCAAATCAGAGATTTAAATGAAGAAATTGCAAGATATGAAATTAACGGAGACCATGCCAATGATTTAAGAGACAAGAGAAATAATATACTGGATGAATTGGCAGGGCTTATCGATATTCAATATAGTGAGGATGCTACGGGAAGGGTTCAGGTAAAAGCAGAAGGACACCTTTTGGTGCATGGAAAGTTTGTAAACAAGATGAAACTCGTACAGACCCAACCTATGAGTCCCTTTGTAAAACCTGTTTGGGAAGATACAGGCGAAGACGTCATTAAGATGAATAGGGAAATTACCTCAGGGTCCAGAAACGATATAGGGAAGCTCAAGGGACTTCTTTTATCCAGAGGAAATGCCCCTGCAAACTATGCAACAGATTGGTCTGAGATTACCCTGAATGATAATAAAACCAGTGAAGATGAAGGCAACTGCTATTTAATTCCTAAAATTCAAAAGGAATTTGATACATTAATTCATAGCATTGTAACCACTATTAATGATATTTTAGCACCTACAGACCAGACAGATCCTAATGCTCCTATGGGACAGGATACAGCAAAAACAAAGTTTATGGAACTTTTTTCAAGGAAAAGTGTTACAAGATACGATACAACCCAAAATTACATTGCAGAAGATCCAAATGATCCAAATACGCTTTATTCTGCAGGAAACTTAGTCATTAATCCTGCCCTTCTAAATGATGGAGGATATAACTTGCTTCCTTTATCCAGAACTGGGGATGTGGGAGATGACTCTGTCGTTCAAGAAATTTTATCTGCATGGGATGCAGAAAAAACTAAAATAGGCAATAACCACAGTCTTAATTTCCAGGACTATTATGCAGAATTCGTAACAAGAATCGGTACAGAAGGCAATGAAGTGATTCAAAGAGTACAAGATAAACAAACAGTAGTTAATCATGTAGATAATTTAAGAAATTCCATGTCGGCAGTATCTATGGATGAAGAAATGAGTAATATGATGAAATACCAACATGCATACAATGCCTCAGCTAGAGTTGTCAATGCTGTGGATTCAATGATCGATACGATCGTCAATCGTATGGGCGTGGTTGGAAGATAG
- the flgL gene encoding flagellar hook-associated protein FlgL: MRITNNMMVNNMLLGLNRNTQRLNDIYMQMSTLKKIQKPSDDPIIAGRALKFRTNVAELGQYQDNVKQARSWMEVTEQSLINIRSVLDSMRERCVQASSDTLSTEERKKVIEDLKQLKNQLVLEGNVSYAGRYSFTGFKTDTKLIYDKADSTRTFEFEQEFTKEDLETLKIGESEFTRIRLPYGNIDGGATTVEIDGAPITIVEKNSYDTRTSISVEDGPYDTPPSGQVYVISDTGEIIFNPNDISPTTDIKITYQKTNFNIGDPRPENYFDCKDITDTANPIEYSPSNDAMEYEVGTNTKITVNTLGNKVLTPDLMQDIDELIRYVENYDQRMEEIEEGKRPKTDEFSLGSLFDNMIGKLDKHMSNLSTHHADLGSRMKRLEFIENRISSDKVNFTELMSSNEDVDIEEVYTQFSIQQAVYQSSLIATSRIIQPTLVDFIK; encoded by the coding sequence ATGCGTATTACAAACAATATGATGGTTAATAATATGCTTTTGGGGCTTAATAGAAATACTCAAAGGCTGAATGATATATATATGCAGATGAGTACACTAAAAAAGATTCAAAAGCCTTCCGACGATCCGATTATTGCAGGAAGAGCTCTCAAGTTTAGAACCAATGTAGCTGAACTGGGACAATACCAGGATAACGTAAAGCAGGCAAGGTCTTGGATGGAGGTTACAGAGCAGTCACTAATAAATATACGTTCAGTATTAGATTCTATGAGAGAACGTTGCGTCCAGGCATCATCGGATACCTTAAGTACGGAAGAAAGAAAAAAAGTCATAGAGGACTTAAAGCAGCTTAAAAACCAATTGGTTCTAGAAGGCAATGTGAGTTATGCAGGAAGATATTCTTTTACAGGATTTAAAACGGATACGAAATTAATTTATGATAAAGCAGATAGTACAAGGACATTTGAATTTGAACAAGAATTTACAAAAGAGGATTTAGAAACTTTAAAAATAGGAGAAAGTGAATTTACAAGAATCAGACTTCCCTATGGGAATATAGATGGAGGAGCAACCACTGTAGAGATAGATGGAGCGCCTATTACTATAGTAGAAAAAAATTCTTATGATACTCGAACCAGCATCTCCGTGGAAGATGGACCATATGATACTCCTCCATCAGGGCAGGTATATGTAATTAGTGATACTGGAGAAATTATATTTAATCCAAATGATATTTCTCCGACAACAGATATTAAAATCACATACCAAAAAACTAATTTCAACATAGGAGATCCTAGACCGGAGAATTATTTTGACTGTAAAGATATAACAGATACTGCGAATCCTATTGAGTATTCCCCATCTAATGATGCCATGGAATATGAAGTAGGTACTAACACTAAAATTACTGTAAATACCCTCGGGAATAAAGTTTTAACTCCGGACCTCATGCAGGATATTGATGAACTGATTAGGTATGTAGAAAATTATGATCAAAGAATGGAAGAAATTGAGGAAGGTAAAAGACCTAAAACAGATGAATTTTCTTTGGGAAGTTTATTTGATAACATGATAGGTAAACTGGATAAGCATATGTCCAATCTATCTACCCATCATGCAGATTTAGGTAGTCGTATGAAAAGACTTGAATTTATAGAAAACAGAATAAGCTCCGACAAAGTAAACTTTACAGAACTCATGTCCTCCAATGAAGATGTGGATATAGAAGAAGTATACACACAATTCAGCATCCAGCAGGCAGTATATCAATCCTCTTTAATAGCAACTTCACGGATCATACAGCCTACATTAGTGGACTTTATAAAATAA